From a single Nitrogeniibacter mangrovi genomic region:
- a CDS encoding sodium:solute symporter family protein, whose product MDLKTLTYIVVGATFALYLGIAFWARAGSTGEFYVAGGGIHPVANGMATGADWMSAASFISMAGLIAYNGYGASLFLMGWTGGYVLLAMLLAPYLRKFGKFTVPEFIGDRYYSKAARIVAVVCLILASITYVIGQMKGVGVAFSRFLEVDYDHGLYIGMAIVFVYAVLGGMKGITYTQIAQYCVLILAYTIPAIFISLNLTGNPLPQLGLGATMADGSGMTLLNKLNLVVTELGFPKYTEQTIAGRLDMFVYTMSLMIGTAGLPHVIVRFFTVPKVKDARSSAGWALVFIAILYTTAPAVGAMARLNLMQTIQTGEIGSPEGNLKYDERPSWFKNWEKTGLLQFEDKNGDGRIQYYNDKNPEMQAKAEKFGWKGNEMVKVDRDIIVLANPEIAKLPNWVIALVAAGGLAAALSTAAGLLLAIASAISHDLLKGVFAPGISEKTELMSSRIAMAGAIAVAGYLGLHPPGFAAGTVAIAFGLAASSIFPALMMGIFYKRMNKEGVIAGMVAGITVTMLYVFQHKGIFFIPGTEFLGSMGKNWFLGIQPNAFGAIGAIVNFGVAILVSKMTAEPPQHIQELVESIRTPRGAGTAQAH is encoded by the coding sequence ATGGATCTTAAAACCCTAACCTACATTGTGGTCGGCGCCACGTTCGCGCTCTACCTGGGCATCGCCTTCTGGGCGCGCGCAGGCAGCACGGGCGAATTCTACGTCGCCGGCGGCGGCATCCATCCGGTTGCCAACGGCATGGCCACCGGCGCTGACTGGATGTCGGCAGCCTCCTTCATCTCCATGGCCGGTCTGATCGCCTACAACGGTTACGGCGCCTCGCTGTTCCTGATGGGCTGGACCGGCGGTTACGTGCTGCTGGCGATGCTGCTGGCCCCGTACCTGCGCAAGTTCGGCAAGTTCACGGTGCCCGAGTTCATCGGCGACCGGTACTACTCCAAGGCCGCACGTATCGTGGCCGTGGTGTGCCTGATCTTGGCCTCCATCACCTACGTGATCGGTCAGATGAAGGGTGTCGGCGTGGCCTTCTCCCGCTTCCTCGAAGTGGATTACGACCACGGTCTGTACATCGGTATGGCCATCGTGTTCGTGTATGCGGTGCTCGGCGGCATGAAGGGCATCACCTACACCCAGATCGCCCAGTACTGCGTGCTGATCCTGGCCTACACCATCCCGGCCATCTTCATTTCGCTGAACCTGACGGGCAACCCGCTGCCGCAACTCGGCCTGGGCGCCACCATGGCCGATGGCTCGGGCATGACGCTGCTCAACAAGCTGAACCTGGTGGTGACGGAACTGGGCTTCCCGAAATACACCGAGCAGACCATTGCCGGCCGTCTCGACATGTTCGTCTACACCATGTCGCTGATGATCGGTACCGCCGGCCTGCCGCACGTGATCGTCCGCTTCTTCACCGTGCCGAAGGTCAAGGACGCCCGTTCCTCCGCTGGCTGGGCGCTGGTGTTCATCGCGATCCTCTACACGACCGCTCCGGCCGTCGGCGCCATGGCTCGCCTGAACCTGATGCAGACCATCCAGACCGGTGAGATCGGCTCGCCCGAAGGCAACCTCAAGTACGACGAGCGTCCCTCCTGGTTCAAGAACTGGGAAAAGACCGGTCTGCTGCAGTTCGAAGACAAGAACGGTGACGGCCGCATCCAGTACTACAACGACAAGAATCCGGAAATGCAGGCCAAGGCCGAGAAGTTCGGCTGGAAAGGCAACGAGATGGTCAAGGTCGACCGCGACATCATCGTGCTGGCCAACCCGGAAATCGCCAAGCTGCCGAACTGGGTGATCGCCCTGGTCGCGGCCGGTGGTCTGGCCGCCGCCCTGTCGACCGCTGCCGGTCTGCTGCTGGCCATCGCGTCCGCCATCTCGCATGACCTGCTCAAGGGCGTGTTCGCCCCGGGCATCTCCGAGAAGACCGAACTGATGTCCAGCCGCATCGCCATGGCCGGTGCCATCGCGGTCGCCGGTTATCTCGGTCTGCATCCTCCGGGCTTCGCAGCCGGCACGGTGGCCATCGCCTTCGGTCTGGCCGCTTCCTCCATCTTCCCGGCGCTCATGATGGGTATCTTCTACAAGCGCATGAACAAGGAAGGTGTGATCGCCGGCATGGTCGCGGGTATTACGGTCACGATGCTGTACGTGTTCCAGCACAAGGGGATCTTCTTCATCCCGGGCACCGAGTTCCTCGGCTCCATGGGCAAGAACTGGTTCCTGGGCATCCAGCCGAACGCCTTCGGCGCCATCGGTGCGATCGTCAAC